A single genomic interval of Aureliella helgolandensis harbors:
- the ruvX gene encoding Holliday junction resolvase RuvX, whose amino-acid sequence MNLPEEKWPNQGRAAGIDFGTVRIGVALSDPSQTWVTPLETYTRRTPRLDAQYFQRLVASEALVGFVVGLPLHCDGQESQKSKEVRLFVTWLEQQTQLPVALFDERFTTAEARRLLNETQLSPQKRKAKLDGLAAHLILSHFLDSQKHFESQNESLD is encoded by the coding sequence GTGAATTTACCGGAAGAGAAGTGGCCGAACCAAGGGCGGGCCGCGGGGATCGATTTTGGCACTGTCCGCATTGGCGTCGCGCTCAGCGACCCTAGCCAAACTTGGGTAACCCCCCTGGAAACCTATACTCGCCGCACCCCTCGTCTCGACGCTCAGTACTTCCAACGGCTGGTCGCATCCGAGGCATTGGTGGGTTTCGTGGTTGGCCTTCCCTTGCACTGCGATGGCCAGGAAAGTCAAAAATCGAAGGAAGTTCGCCTATTTGTCACTTGGCTTGAACAACAGACGCAGCTCCCCGTCGCCCTCTTCGACGAGCGATTTACGACTGCCGAGGCTCGACGCCTGCTAAACGAAACCCAGCTCAGTCCTCAAAAACGCAAGGCCAAGCTCGACGGACTTGCTGCTCATCTCATTTTGAGTCACTTTCTAGATTCTCAAAAGCATTTCGAGTCTCAAAATGAGTCGCTGGACTGA
- a CDS encoding anti-sigma factor family protein has translation MSMPVDGPNRDELLSALVDDQLTPEELEEVNAALRSDAAAQGTLAAFRKNRAALGELAQRHSSGPLPEGFADRVVAAALQAKSQSDSEPNARSAATSVELPTMEAGPGSLRSIRSHKLWAMGLLAGAAAVVVFFSLPRPADQGQQLVHQPSAPSLPDQLTPSGIPNPAGLPGASATDATVRYVSDQRFEVLYALVVDIQITSDALAAGQFENTLAQAGIATSAPILMTPEVESAVENSKMIVASPTDSAADGLVYFVRAETKQIDLALQQVWQTPDYFPQVVYNIAMNNPQTRLLNRIAESTGKRFALNASFAASIADAEEPIVSNKQVLRGVRPPTKYVGAYERQQGWAAGGVLPSSDTEDMSTVLLILHPTH, from the coding sequence ATGAGTATGCCAGTTGACGGCCCAAATCGAGACGAACTACTTAGCGCACTGGTGGATGACCAGCTCACACCAGAGGAACTAGAAGAGGTCAACGCTGCGCTCCGTTCCGATGCTGCGGCCCAAGGCACGCTGGCCGCATTTCGCAAGAATCGCGCCGCGTTAGGCGAATTGGCCCAGCGTCATTCCAGCGGTCCGCTGCCCGAGGGCTTTGCAGACCGCGTGGTGGCAGCGGCGCTGCAAGCTAAGTCCCAGTCGGATTCCGAACCGAATGCTCGCTCCGCGGCGACGAGCGTGGAGCTGCCCACCATGGAGGCGGGCCCAGGTAGCCTGCGATCGATTCGCAGCCACAAACTTTGGGCAATGGGATTGTTGGCGGGCGCGGCGGCGGTCGTAGTGTTCTTTAGCCTTCCGCGGCCAGCGGATCAGGGCCAGCAATTGGTGCACCAACCCTCAGCCCCCTCCCTGCCAGACCAATTGACACCTAGCGGAATACCCAATCCCGCTGGCTTGCCTGGAGCTTCCGCCACCGATGCGACCGTTCGCTACGTGAGTGATCAAAGGTTCGAGGTACTCTATGCCTTAGTTGTCGATATCCAGATTACATCAGACGCCCTGGCTGCAGGACAATTCGAAAATACGTTGGCTCAAGCGGGCATCGCGACGTCGGCTCCCATTTTGATGACTCCCGAAGTCGAGTCCGCTGTCGAGAATAGCAAGATGATCGTGGCCTCTCCAACCGACTCGGCCGCTGATGGACTGGTCTACTTTGTGCGTGCGGAGACGAAACAGATTGACTTGGCTCTCCAACAGGTGTGGCAAACCCCCGATTATTTTCCCCAAGTCGTATACAACATCGCCATGAACAATCCGCAGACCAGGCTATTGAATCGGATTGCGGAGAGCACAGGAAAGCGTTTCGCTCTGAATGCTTCCTTTGCGGCCAGCATTGCCGATGCTGAGGAGCCAATCGTTTCCAACAAGCAGGTTTTGCGAGGGGTGCGCCCACCGACGAAATACGTGGGGGCTTACGAACGACAACAGGGATGGGCTGCAGGCGGAGTTCTGCCCAGCTCAGATACCGAAGACATGTCGACGGTACTGCTGATTCTACATCCCACACACTAA
- a CDS encoding CBS domain-containing protein, translating into MTGAVVLAREMMTQNLVTLSPDLDVFAAIDVLLRKRISGAPVVDFDGSFLGVFSESSCMRVIVNAAYDNLPDAGLMPFVDRQAPTISPDTELLEICQTFLNQATRRLPVLDEGRLVGQISRRDVMRKVNSMARGKQCGRAELLYISALFHDGECVAGRIG; encoded by the coding sequence ATGACTGGTGCAGTCGTTCTCGCACGAGAAATGATGACTCAGAATCTAGTGACACTCTCTCCCGATCTCGATGTATTCGCTGCCATCGATGTCTTGCTTCGCAAGCGGATTTCGGGAGCGCCCGTCGTTGATTTCGACGGGTCATTCCTCGGAGTCTTCTCGGAGAGCTCATGTATGCGTGTGATTGTCAACGCGGCCTACGACAATCTGCCTGACGCAGGACTCATGCCCTTTGTCGATCGCCAAGCTCCCACCATTTCACCTGACACCGAATTGCTAGAGATCTGCCAAACCTTTCTGAATCAAGCCACCAGACGCCTACCGGTGCTCGACGAAGGTCGACTCGTGGGGCAGATCAGCCGCCGAGACGTAATGCGGAAGGTGAACTCGATGGCGCGCGGCAAGCAGTGCGGACGCGCCGAATTGCTGTATATCTCAGCGCTGTTCCACGATGGCGAATGTGTAGCCGGACGCATTGGTTGA
- a CDS encoding AAA family ATPase, translated as MSQDFQEIGGVRLKLGAPLTNGSEWIGQREVLKQLLACWITVDDADLPLTPRLVGVPGIGKTALAMSAAAMRDQELYVFQCTADTRPEDLLVTPVLSQSGQIAYHASPLVTAMLRGAVCVLDEGNRMNEKSWASLAPLFDQRRYVESIVAGIVIPADKEFRCAVTMNQDDSTYEIPDYILSRLQPTLPLGFPNRQDELAILQYHLPFAEPEMLAMTVEFLQRSHELRLDFSARDGLNLLRFALKRLAQDPEHPVAKDAAWREALEFCLGEDALNLEALAERQTRDLRGNSIPLGLGDFFFDPDDPLHPDFDGEEDDDDEDDDR; from the coding sequence ATGTCCCAGGATTTCCAAGAAATTGGCGGCGTACGACTAAAACTTGGTGCACCACTCACCAACGGCAGCGAGTGGATCGGACAGCGTGAAGTTCTGAAGCAGTTGCTCGCTTGCTGGATCACGGTGGATGACGCCGATCTGCCCTTAACGCCGCGACTTGTAGGCGTTCCCGGCATCGGAAAAACGGCCCTGGCCATGTCAGCAGCGGCCATGCGAGACCAAGAACTGTACGTCTTCCAGTGCACGGCCGATACGCGACCCGAAGACTTGCTCGTCACCCCAGTGTTAAGCCAGAGTGGGCAGATCGCCTACCACGCTTCCCCGTTGGTCACTGCCATGCTTCGCGGCGCGGTGTGCGTACTGGACGAGGGGAATCGCATGAACGAAAAATCATGGGCTAGCTTGGCGCCCCTTTTCGATCAGCGGCGGTACGTTGAGTCGATCGTGGCCGGAATCGTCATCCCCGCCGATAAGGAGTTCCGGTGCGCGGTGACCATGAACCAAGACGATTCCACCTACGAGATCCCCGACTACATCCTCAGTCGGCTGCAGCCCACGCTGCCACTTGGCTTTCCCAATCGTCAGGACGAATTGGCAATCCTCCAATACCACCTCCCCTTCGCCGAGCCAGAGATGCTGGCCATGACCGTCGAATTCTTGCAGCGTTCCCACGAACTGCGACTCGATTTCTCAGCCCGCGATGGCCTCAATCTATTGAGATTCGCACTCAAGCGACTAGCTCAAGATCCGGAGCATCCGGTTGCTAAAGATGCAGCTTGGAGAGAGGCCCTGGAATTTTGCCTCGGCGAGGATGCGTTAAATCTGGAAGCTTTGGCGGAACGCCAAACACGCGATCTGCGTGGAAATTCCATTCCACTGGGACTCGGCGACTTTTTCTTCGATCCCGACGATCCCTTGCATCCCGATTTTGATGGCGAGGAAGATGATGATGATGAAGACGACGATCGCTAA
- a CDS encoding alpha/beta hydrolase family protein codes for MRRFIPLVVLTLFGCDIAANAPFSSRPTASQTLLDARGGFETTIVKSGEHFGPPNSPVGTELELIEYPSPVGRLAAYVTIDPGDGEKHPAIVWITGGDNNSIGDVWSPQDRSNDQSVRAFREAGVVVMFPSQRGGNDNPGKREGFYGEVDDILAATEHLSQLPYVDAEQIYLGGHSTGGTLAMLVGACSDRYRAIFSLGPVAVASQYGGDYVYCDPNDQDEMRLRSPRYWLHCVKNPMYVIEGAENGNWDGAVEVMAAENSNPNIHFLKVSGHDHFSVIAPLAEKLANQIMRQEVHVTQQTVRDLQ; via the coding sequence ATGCGAAGATTTATTCCACTAGTCGTGCTTACACTGTTTGGCTGCGACATTGCTGCAAATGCACCATTCTCGTCACGACCTACTGCGTCGCAAACACTCCTCGATGCGAGAGGTGGGTTCGAGACTACTATCGTCAAATCGGGCGAGCACTTTGGACCACCGAATTCTCCAGTGGGAACCGAGTTGGAATTGATTGAATATCCGTCCCCCGTCGGTCGATTGGCGGCGTATGTCACGATCGATCCGGGGGATGGCGAGAAGCATCCGGCCATCGTATGGATTACTGGTGGGGACAACAATTCCATCGGTGACGTGTGGTCACCGCAGGATCGGAGCAACGACCAGTCGGTACGTGCGTTTCGGGAGGCTGGCGTGGTCGTCATGTTTCCGTCACAACGAGGGGGAAACGACAATCCCGGCAAGCGAGAGGGGTTCTACGGCGAAGTCGATGATATCCTCGCTGCCACGGAGCATCTTTCCCAATTGCCTTACGTGGACGCGGAACAAATCTATCTTGGTGGCCATAGCACAGGAGGGACCCTGGCCATGTTAGTCGGGGCGTGCTCCGATCGCTATCGCGCGATTTTCTCATTGGGCCCCGTCGCAGTTGCCAGCCAGTATGGTGGTGACTACGTGTACTGCGACCCGAATGACCAAGACGAAATGCGACTCCGTTCCCCTCGTTACTGGCTGCACTGCGTCAAGAATCCTATGTATGTTATTGAAGGGGCTGAAAATGGGAATTGGGATGGTGCTGTGGAAGTAATGGCTGCCGAGAATTCAAACCCGAATATTCACTTTCTCAAGGTTTCTGGGCATGACCACTTTAGCGTGATTGCCCCGCTTGCAGAGAAATTGGCAAACCAAATCATGCGACAAGAAGTCCATGTAACGCAGCAGACAGTGCGCGATTTGCAATGA
- the hrpB gene encoding ATP-dependent helicase HrpB, whose product MEGCPLLASTAGLQGINRATFTPPQSDFMLQPLPIDSHLDALAHALAGHPSVVLEAPPGTGKTTRVAPAFLPGSRNSAGWNAPSKILLVQPRRIAARAAAARIASEQGYQLGREVGYQVRFDNRTGPATRLTSLTPGILLRRLQLDSVLEDVSLILLDEFHERSLEYDLLLGMLQRIQTELRPDLRLLVMSATLDGASVCHYLGDAPRIAVAAQSYPVRIEHAKFGSMSGGRPQHPSRRIVEQTTAAVLKYAQARRGSDSAAEGDGDMLVFLPGVGEIRQVERQLAPEAAKQGWNLLTLFGDMRPADQDAVLATSPQRKIILATNVAETSLTIDGVTTVIDSGWARVQRVDPALGLNRLLLEPISTASATQRAGRAGRTAPGFCYRLWDEVSARSRPQQLDPEVLRVDIAGAVLQLLCWGESDIAAFPWITPPPTAAIAGALQVLEWIGAVQEGRPTELGRQLLHFPLHPRLARVVVAGHALRIPHAATLAAAILSERDIVDRQAGAYAPRSRGGVPTIQQVKLPYHCDVTRRVQALQRLQAGNRISVERVAAEFSLGGINLAAVQQVQRVAEQLRTVVDSQLSSTAEEPLETQLSEALLAGFPDRVARRRSANTPRGVMVGGRGIKLDGKSAVTAAELFLCLDVDAAGTEANVRMASAVEQAWLTGANLQTRTERFMNPTLGSVVSRRRLYWCDLMLTETTAETPLDAETARLLSQAAAGQFDKLLPAKDRVLQSWLARVRWLAQALPEENLPTFTGDSLVPMLEKWLYGLRNLEEVRQLPWSSLLPGELNAQQRKLLDGQAPEAMTLPTGRRVLLTYEPGKPPILAARIQEFFGWQDTPRLAGGKSQVLLHLLAPNGRVHQITDDLASFWANTYATVRKELRGRYPKHAWPEDPLSQRTPVKGSGKS is encoded by the coding sequence ATGGAAGGCTGCCCACTGCTAGCTTCCACCGCTGGCCTGCAGGGGATCAACCGCGCGACCTTTACTCCACCACAGTCCGATTTTATGCTCCAACCGCTACCGATTGATTCGCACCTCGATGCGTTGGCTCACGCCTTGGCTGGTCATCCATCGGTGGTGCTGGAAGCGCCCCCGGGCACGGGGAAGACGACGCGAGTCGCCCCCGCATTTTTGCCAGGCAGCCGGAATTCAGCCGGCTGGAATGCGCCTTCGAAAATTCTGTTGGTCCAACCTCGTAGAATCGCGGCGCGTGCCGCGGCCGCGCGGATCGCAAGCGAGCAGGGGTATCAGCTGGGGAGGGAGGTGGGCTATCAAGTTCGGTTTGACAATCGGACTGGGCCCGCTACGCGTCTAACGAGTTTAACCCCGGGGATTTTGCTTCGCCGCCTCCAGTTGGACTCCGTGCTGGAAGATGTCTCCCTCATTCTCCTAGACGAATTCCACGAACGGTCGCTTGAGTACGATTTATTGTTGGGAATGTTGCAACGCATTCAAACTGAGCTACGACCCGATCTTAGGTTGTTGGTGATGTCAGCGACGCTAGATGGCGCGAGCGTTTGCCACTACTTGGGGGACGCACCACGCATTGCTGTTGCTGCGCAGAGCTATCCGGTCCGCATTGAACATGCCAAATTCGGTTCGATGTCTGGTGGCCGCCCGCAGCATCCCAGTCGCCGGATCGTCGAGCAGACGACCGCTGCTGTGCTGAAGTATGCGCAGGCCAGGCGGGGAAGCGACAGTGCGGCCGAGGGCGATGGAGACATGCTCGTCTTCTTGCCTGGAGTCGGCGAGATTCGCCAGGTGGAAAGACAACTTGCGCCGGAAGCTGCCAAACAGGGCTGGAATTTGTTGACGCTCTTTGGCGACATGCGGCCTGCCGATCAAGACGCGGTGCTAGCCACGAGTCCGCAACGCAAGATTATTCTGGCGACCAATGTGGCAGAAACGTCGTTGACGATCGATGGTGTCACGACGGTCATCGATAGTGGTTGGGCGCGCGTCCAACGCGTTGATCCCGCCCTGGGGTTGAATCGCTTGCTACTGGAACCAATCTCAACTGCATCGGCGACCCAGCGGGCTGGACGGGCGGGGCGAACTGCACCCGGTTTCTGCTACCGCTTGTGGGATGAAGTGTCCGCGCGGAGTCGCCCTCAGCAACTCGACCCCGAAGTACTGCGGGTCGACATCGCCGGTGCTGTCTTGCAATTGCTGTGCTGGGGCGAAAGCGATATTGCTGCCTTCCCTTGGATTACCCCGCCTCCGACAGCGGCGATTGCTGGAGCCCTGCAAGTTTTGGAGTGGATCGGCGCGGTGCAGGAAGGGCGTCCGACGGAATTGGGGCGGCAGCTCCTGCATTTCCCCCTCCATCCTCGGCTGGCAAGAGTGGTGGTCGCAGGGCATGCCCTACGCATTCCACACGCTGCTACGTTGGCGGCAGCCATCTTGAGCGAGCGGGACATTGTGGACCGTCAGGCGGGAGCCTATGCGCCACGCAGTCGTGGAGGAGTGCCGACCATCCAGCAAGTGAAGCTGCCGTATCACTGCGATGTAACCCGTCGGGTACAAGCCCTGCAGCGACTGCAGGCTGGCAATCGAATCTCCGTTGAGCGGGTGGCTGCTGAGTTTTCACTAGGTGGAATCAATCTGGCCGCCGTGCAGCAGGTCCAGCGGGTAGCGGAGCAATTGCGTACCGTCGTAGACAGCCAGCTTTCCTCCACTGCAGAAGAGCCACTGGAGACGCAATTGTCCGAAGCACTCTTGGCAGGATTCCCGGATCGAGTTGCTCGCCGCCGATCTGCCAACACGCCCCGTGGGGTGATGGTGGGTGGTCGCGGTATCAAGCTCGATGGGAAATCGGCGGTAACCGCAGCAGAGCTTTTTTTGTGCCTCGATGTTGATGCCGCAGGGACCGAAGCGAACGTCCGCATGGCTAGTGCAGTGGAGCAGGCTTGGCTGACCGGTGCCAATCTGCAGACACGCACCGAACGCTTCATGAATCCAACGCTCGGATCGGTAGTGTCCCGGCGGCGGTTGTACTGGTGCGACCTAATGCTCACCGAAACGACTGCCGAGACTCCCTTGGATGCGGAGACCGCGAGGCTTCTCTCTCAAGCTGCGGCTGGTCAATTTGACAAACTCCTGCCTGCCAAGGACCGTGTGCTGCAGAGTTGGTTAGCTCGAGTACGGTGGTTGGCCCAAGCATTGCCAGAGGAAAATTTACCCACGTTTACTGGCGATTCCTTGGTTCCCATGCTTGAAAAGTGGCTTTACGGCCTGCGGAACCTTGAGGAGGTGCGGCAACTGCCATGGAGCAGTTTGCTCCCTGGAGAATTGAATGCTCAGCAGCGGAAGTTGCTCGATGGGCAAGCCCCTGAGGCGATGACTCTGCCGACTGGCCGACGCGTACTATTGACCTATGAACCGGGCAAACCGCCCATCTTAGCAGCCCGAATCCAAGAATTCTTTGGTTGGCAGGATACCCCGCGACTTGCTGGCGGCAAGAGCCAGGTACTTCTCCATCTGCTGGCTCCCAATGGCCGAGTGCATCAGATTACAGATGATTTAGCGAGTTTCTGGGCAAACACCTATGCCACGGTTCGAAAAGAACTCCGTGGCCGGTACCCCAAGCACGCTTGGCCGGAGGATCCGCTCAGCCAACGAAC
- a CDS encoding MBL fold metallo-hydrolase, translated as MPHEFKTRDISGQFILLGTGTSVGVPVIGCACQVCRSDNPRNKRTRSSAIVGLPEGNLLIDTSPELRIQLLREEIGIVHSVAYTHEHADHIFGLDDLRLFPFQLHAPVPLFCEPNVESRIRQSFDYAFKTGPQTHPGAIPALEPRTISTAPFDALGATIRPLRLQHGPNYRVLGFRIGNIAYCTDTSCIPEESFETLAGCEVLIVDALRLEPHPTHFNVEQALAAIERIQPQKAYLTHVSHELEYVATNAILPGGVELAYDGLSLDLKLG; from the coding sequence TTGCCCCACGAATTTAAAACACGCGACATTTCCGGACAATTCATCCTACTGGGTACAGGGACGTCGGTGGGAGTGCCAGTTATTGGATGCGCTTGCCAAGTCTGCCGCAGTGACAACCCACGCAACAAGCGGACGCGTTCATCGGCCATCGTGGGGCTGCCCGAGGGGAATTTGTTGATCGACACCTCCCCGGAACTGCGCATACAATTGCTCCGAGAAGAAATTGGAATTGTGCATTCCGTTGCCTACACCCACGAGCACGCAGACCATATTTTCGGGTTGGATGATCTGCGTCTGTTCCCCTTTCAACTCCATGCACCGGTTCCATTATTCTGTGAGCCCAATGTAGAATCTCGCATCCGCCAGAGTTTCGACTACGCCTTCAAAACCGGTCCGCAAACTCATCCTGGGGCAATTCCTGCGCTGGAGCCACGCACTATTTCCACAGCCCCCTTTGATGCGCTCGGAGCAACGATTCGCCCCCTCCGCTTACAACATGGCCCCAATTATCGAGTATTGGGTTTTCGAATTGGCAATATTGCCTATTGCACCGATACCAGCTGTATTCCAGAAGAGAGTTTTGAGACATTGGCTGGCTGCGAAGTCTTGATCGTGGACGCGCTAAGACTCGAACCGCATCCAACCCACTTTAATGTGGAACAGGCCTTGGCGGCAATTGAGAGAATCCAACCGCAAAAAGCCTATCTAACGCATGTGAGCCATGAACTCGAATACGTGGCCACCAATGCGATCCTACCGGGTGGTGTTGAATTGGCCTACGACGGCCTCAGCCTCGACCTCAAGTTGGGGTAG
- a CDS encoding alkaline phosphatase D family protein, translated as MREHFHLNQLLRATKSGLSRRDFLSFTTALTAIPCLSRASWARNNPSFASDPFTLGVASGDPDSTGMVLWTRLAPQPLEPFGGMPNEAVNVHWEIAEDEHFRSIVASGTATATPQLGHSVHVEVASLKPDRWYWYRFTAGDAQSPVGRTRTTPAPDTLPPQLKFAFASCQNYEQGYFTAYEQMAQDDLDLVVHLGDYIYEYGGKENRVRKHLGEEIESLTDYRVRHSQYRADKLLQNMHAQCPWLVTWDDHEFDNNCAADISEQQAVHPDVFLMRRANAYQAYYEMMPLRASSMPRGADMTIYRRAPFGRLADFMVLDTRQYRSDQPNQDRHSDLNESAMSPTNSLLGHEQRNWLCSSLIQNTAQWNILAQQVMMGMVDRSGDSPDPVYSMDQWPGCSFERMELLKFLADRRVSNPVVLTGDIHSNWVNDLRVDDRDQTTEVIATEFVGTSISSGGNGRPEPDSHPAIMADNPCVQFHNTERGYVRCTVTPEQWQSDYVVIDDITKPGGKASTRAQFLVETGHPGAHRIG; from the coding sequence ATGCGAGAGCATTTTCATCTCAACCAATTGCTGCGAGCCACCAAGAGCGGTCTTTCGCGGCGTGATTTTTTGAGTTTCACGACCGCGCTAACAGCCATTCCTTGTCTTTCACGGGCGAGTTGGGCCCGCAACAATCCAAGTTTTGCCAGCGACCCATTCACGCTCGGTGTCGCCTCGGGCGATCCGGACAGCACCGGAATGGTGCTGTGGACCCGTTTGGCCCCCCAGCCACTGGAGCCGTTTGGCGGAATGCCTAACGAAGCCGTAAATGTGCACTGGGAAATCGCCGAGGACGAGCATTTCCGCAGCATTGTCGCGTCGGGAACCGCCACAGCAACTCCTCAACTGGGGCACTCCGTCCATGTGGAAGTTGCCAGTCTCAAGCCAGATCGCTGGTACTGGTATCGCTTTACGGCCGGCGATGCGCAGAGTCCCGTGGGACGGACGCGCACCACTCCAGCTCCCGACACTCTTCCCCCGCAACTCAAATTCGCCTTCGCGTCTTGTCAAAACTACGAACAAGGGTACTTCACCGCCTACGAGCAGATGGCGCAGGATGACCTGGATTTGGTAGTTCACCTCGGCGATTACATCTACGAATATGGTGGGAAAGAGAATCGAGTTCGCAAGCATTTGGGGGAAGAGATCGAATCGCTAACCGATTACCGTGTCCGCCACTCCCAGTATCGTGCAGACAAGCTGTTGCAGAACATGCATGCGCAGTGTCCTTGGCTAGTTACCTGGGACGACCATGAGTTCGACAACAATTGTGCAGCAGACATTTCCGAACAACAGGCGGTGCATCCCGATGTCTTCCTGATGCGTCGTGCCAATGCCTATCAAGCCTATTATGAGATGATGCCGCTACGGGCCAGCTCCATGCCACGCGGTGCGGATATGACCATCTACCGTCGAGCCCCCTTTGGAAGACTTGCCGACTTTATGGTGCTCGATACTCGCCAGTATCGCAGCGACCAACCGAACCAAGATCGACACTCGGACCTCAACGAATCGGCCATGTCTCCCACCAATTCTCTCCTTGGACACGAGCAACGCAACTGGCTATGTTCCTCCCTGATCCAAAACACGGCGCAGTGGAATATCCTGGCGCAACAGGTCATGATGGGAATGGTCGATCGCTCGGGTGATTCCCCCGATCCGGTGTACTCCATGGACCAATGGCCCGGTTGCAGCTTCGAGCGAATGGAGCTGTTGAAATTCCTAGCCGATCGCCGCGTTTCCAATCCGGTGGTTTTGACCGGAGACATCCACTCCAACTGGGTCAATGACCTGCGTGTCGACGATCGAGATCAAACGACTGAGGTGATTGCCACCGAGTTTGTCGGCACCTCCATCTCTAGTGGTGGCAATGGGCGTCCCGAGCCCGATTCCCATCCGGCAATCATGGCCGACAATCCCTGCGTTCAATTCCACAATACCGAACGCGGATACGTGCGCTGCACCGTAACGCCCGAACAATGGCAGAGCGATTATGTGGTCATTGACGATATCACGAAGCCTGGTGGGAAGGCATCCACCCGAGCTCAATTCTTAGTTGAAACGGGACATCCGGGGGCACACCGCATCGGATAA
- a CDS encoding DUF2237 family protein: MAKNVLGTDLETCSSEPMTGFFRDGCCNTGAEDSGMHTVCVEVTDDFLRFSKLRGNDLSTPIPQFEFPGLKEGDRWCLCLLRWREAYEAGMAPLVNLRATHISALEFFDLELLQEYATGDSLDD, translated from the coding sequence GTGGCAAAAAATGTGCTCGGAACCGATTTGGAAACCTGTAGCTCTGAGCCGATGACCGGTTTTTTCCGTGATGGCTGCTGCAATACAGGTGCGGAAGACTCTGGCATGCACACCGTCTGTGTCGAGGTTACCGACGACTTCCTGCGATTTTCTAAGCTGCGGGGAAACGACTTGTCGACTCCCATTCCCCAATTCGAGTTTCCTGGTCTCAAGGAAGGTGATCGCTGGTGCCTGTGCCTCCTGCGTTGGCGCGAAGCGTATGAGGCAGGAATGGCTCCGCTGGTCAATTTGCGTGCTACCCACATATCCGCCCTCGAGTTCTTCGACCTCGAATTGTTGCAAGAGTACGCCACCGGCGACTCCTTAGACGACTAG